From Balneola sp. MJW-20, the proteins below share one genomic window:
- a CDS encoding flagellar motor protein MotB translates to MKKGVDNSWISFSDIMTGLMVIFMFIAIAYIVEVQKKQAERDLVFEEFKATTDSLYAELNQEFKDDFREWEVQLDKDLSIKFTNPDVLFTLGSAQIRPYFKEILNEFLPRYITILTQEKYRKRISEIRIEGHTDLLPVSGGDLPYIDNLELSQARSAAVMEYFISSDFYSKYSEDDRSWLRYNLTANGLSYGKTLDSNSDFTYISGEKVDDEKSRRVEFRIVTNSDLLVQEVISEIEGE, encoded by the coding sequence ATGAAAAAAGGGGTAGATAATAGCTGGATCTCATTTTCGGACATTATGACCGGTCTCATGGTCATCTTTATGTTTATTGCAATTGCTTATATCGTTGAGGTGCAGAAAAAACAAGCGGAAAGAGACTTGGTTTTTGAGGAATTTAAAGCAACCACCGACTCCTTGTATGCCGAGCTTAACCAGGAGTTTAAAGATGATTTTCGGGAGTGGGAAGTGCAGCTGGATAAAGATCTCTCAATAAAATTCACGAATCCGGATGTACTCTTCACCTTAGGAAGTGCCCAGATCCGACCTTATTTCAAAGAAATTCTCAATGAATTTTTACCCCGATATATAACAATACTGACCCAAGAAAAGTACCGAAAACGAATATCGGAAATACGAATTGAAGGACACACCGATTTACTTCCTGTTTCTGGCGGAGACTTACCATATATAGACAACCTTGAACTATCTCAAGCCAGATCGGCTGCTGTTATGGAATACTTTATTTCATCTGATTTTTATTCAAAATATTCAGAGGATGATCGATCCTGGCTACGATATAATTTAACAGCTAACGGACTCTCATACGGGAAAACATTAGACTCTAACAGTGATTTTACATATATATCTGGAGAGAAAGTGGATGATGAAAAATCAAGACGAGTAGAGTTTCGTATTGTAACCAACAGTGACCTTCTTGTACAAGAGGTGATCAGTGAGATAGAGGGAGAATAA
- a CDS encoding MotA/TolQ/ExbB proton channel family protein, which translates to MDQFINTLGIVFLALVYGLLLGWFIYSIYYINKSRKAGSIIEINDYILDSIPTVFTTIGVLGTFVGIFFGLLEFDTKNITESTEQLLIGLKTAFLSSIIGIILSLIFGRITQYYYNSLLKRSGNDLESDPIVAGLSLISQNLENARNDSNRHFESLNKNLIGDSDFSISTQLAKVRNTLSDQNTNLEKVQAALGGDDETSLLTQIQKLRAEQNDHSKEARKNIEFIVESMNSNNELIRSKFDEFSELLAKSNTEALVEVMKQATEEFNAQMRELIDRLVKENFEELNNSVNRMNQWQLENKEMIQSLTSQFEQVSNDFSIASSSIKEISENTSTLTNENSHLTKLIEDLQNVMIDDTKFQDITNKITGTVDTLKTNTEAFDATTNKLNEWVRNQMSFSDSVSKLLIRLEEIDKIKDINEVFWNNTKNQLNEGVGIIEKASNQLSNDLENINAEFYERLNDTLQNLDRLIQRIIQNYSD; encoded by the coding sequence ATGGATCAGTTTATTAATACTCTGGGTATAGTTTTTTTAGCGCTAGTTTATGGTTTGCTTTTAGGTTGGTTTATTTACTCCATTTACTACATCAATAAATCCAGGAAAGCAGGTAGTATCATTGAAATTAATGATTACATTCTTGATTCTATTCCCACTGTTTTTACTACGATTGGTGTACTGGGCACCTTTGTTGGAATATTTTTTGGGCTTCTTGAATTTGATACCAAAAATATAACAGAGAGTACCGAGCAATTACTTATTGGTCTTAAAACTGCTTTTCTATCATCAATCATAGGAATCATTTTATCACTTATTTTTGGGAGGATCACTCAATATTATTACAACAGTCTGCTGAAGCGTTCGGGAAACGATCTAGAAAGTGACCCTATAGTTGCTGGTCTTAGTTTGATCTCCCAGAATCTAGAAAATGCTCGAAATGATTCTAATCGTCATTTTGAATCCTTAAATAAAAATCTAATTGGGGATTCAGATTTCAGCATATCTACTCAATTGGCAAAAGTTAGAAATACTCTCAGTGATCAAAATACAAATTTGGAAAAAGTCCAAGCTGCATTAGGGGGTGATGATGAAACGAGTCTATTAACCCAGATTCAAAAGCTTCGTGCTGAGCAGAATGATCACTCTAAAGAGGCACGAAAAAATATAGAATTCATTGTTGAATCCATGAATTCCAATAATGAGTTGATCAGAAGTAAGTTTGATGAGTTTTCAGAATTGCTGGCTAAAAGTAATACCGAAGCTTTGGTAGAAGTCATGAAACAAGCCACAGAAGAGTTCAATGCACAAATGAGGGAGTTAATTGATCGACTTGTAAAAGAGAACTTTGAGGAACTTAATAATAGCGTAAATCGAATGAATCAATGGCAACTAGAGAATAAAGAAATGATCCAATCTCTGACCTCACAATTCGAACAAGTATCCAATGATTTCAGTATTGCATCTTCTTCTATAAAAGAAATTTCAGAAAATACTTCAACCCTAACCAATGAGAATAGTCATCTAACGAAGTTAATAGAGGATTTACAAAATGTGATGATTGATGACACAAAATTTCAAGATATCACTAATAAAATTACTGGTACCGTAGATACTCTTAAAACCAATACTGAAGCATTTGACGCTACAACCAACAAGCTTAATGAATGGGTTAGAAATCAGATGTCTTTCTCTGATTCCGTTTCCAAATTGCTGATACGACTCGAAGAAATTGACAAGATTAAGGACATAAATGAGGTCTTCTGGAATAATACCAAGAATCAGTTGAATGAAGGAGTGGGAATTATTGAAAAGGCGAGCAATCAATTATCCAATGACTTGGAGAATATTAACGCCGAATTCTATGAACGATTAAATGACACCCTTCAGAATTTGGATCGACTTATTCAGCGAATCATTCAAAACTATAGCGACTAA
- a CDS encoding P-loop NTPase fold protein, translating into MTFTLANWFFKTVFNIENNYTMANYNDTPVNFSDRDIERLSNSIETHDVLNTRDYAMALAEFIKVCDTPMTIGIQGDWGMGKTSMLNMVQAFLKASGDKQYGLIDFNTWHYSLFGQDEYLGIAAIRGILNRLRKQFDISDDKGLMEKTSKAIGKVLKSTQFSAFGVSMNAGAMNKPDPDNVQFEDISQLMLSFKTDFRNLIDHIITNCTIDGKPIDRIVFFIDDLDRVKPIKALELLESLKNFLDVENCVFMLAVDYEVVQRGMAEKFGVDLQKLSGKSFFDKIIQLPFTMPSTSYNLGNYIKQLLANANFKVTDRELNFYEEITTVTVGRNPRSIKRVINYVRLIRIIRKEYSTIDTKDSAKNRKILYALICMQVAWPEIFNFFVKSPTPTTIKNIENWEYLDQIPFIDKLYNRTPNIDQLKANISAFFDIFFELLDTEEDSKGVLTRSELKPVWDILRVARLTVEKDFREPLDVFTDIVHKNDRKGEFKKALKIYRQSKWATGSGIDYKLSGKRYVTIVYNRKQIGSLVTLVTRPLVFRIDIDEFLLKEGLIDEMEKEDIYTGFINALQKESLTGYGDTLIDLDDLYKHHKSQSVRVLNILFQLVSRQIEKKIL; encoded by the coding sequence TTGACTTTCACATTAGCTAATTGGTTCTTCAAAACAGTTTTTAATATTGAGAATAATTATACGATGGCTAATTACAACGACACTCCTGTTAACTTTTCAGATAGAGATATTGAACGACTTTCTAATAGTATTGAAACTCATGATGTACTGAACACGCGCGATTATGCAATGGCGCTTGCTGAATTCATTAAAGTTTGTGATACACCTATGACCATCGGCATTCAGGGTGACTGGGGAATGGGCAAAACCAGTATGCTCAATATGGTCCAGGCATTCTTAAAAGCCAGTGGTGATAAGCAATATGGCCTGATCGATTTCAATACCTGGCACTATTCTCTATTCGGACAGGATGAATATCTTGGTATAGCAGCTATACGAGGTATCCTAAACCGCTTACGTAAGCAATTTGATATCAGTGATGATAAAGGGTTGATGGAAAAAACCTCTAAAGCTATTGGAAAGGTGCTGAAATCCACTCAATTCAGTGCATTTGGAGTAAGTATGAATGCCGGTGCCATGAATAAACCGGACCCTGATAATGTCCAATTCGAAGATATCTCTCAGCTGATGCTGTCTTTTAAAACGGATTTCCGGAATTTGATCGATCATATCATTACCAACTGCACAATTGACGGGAAACCCATTGACCGGATCGTATTTTTCATTGATGACCTGGACCGGGTTAAGCCGATCAAAGCACTCGAATTACTGGAATCACTGAAAAACTTCCTGGATGTTGAAAATTGTGTATTCATGCTGGCTGTAGACTACGAAGTAGTACAAAGAGGAATGGCTGAAAAATTCGGAGTCGATCTTCAAAAGCTTAGCGGGAAATCATTTTTTGATAAGATCATCCAGCTACCATTTACGATGCCTTCTACCAGTTATAATCTGGGTAATTATATTAAGCAGCTACTTGCTAATGCCAACTTCAAAGTAACAGACAGAGAACTTAATTTCTATGAAGAGATCACAACGGTAACAGTCGGACGTAATCCTAGATCAATCAAAAGAGTCATTAATTATGTGCGCTTGATTAGAATAATCAGAAAAGAATATTCCACCATTGATACTAAGGATTCAGCAAAGAATCGAAAAATTCTGTATGCCTTGATATGCATGCAGGTAGCCTGGCCTGAGATTTTCAATTTCTTTGTAAAATCACCCACTCCAACTACCATCAAGAATATTGAGAACTGGGAGTATCTTGATCAGATCCCATTCATCGATAAACTTTATAATCGTACTCCCAATATTGACCAACTGAAAGCAAATATTTCTGCTTTTTTTGACATTTTCTTCGAATTGCTGGATACCGAAGAAGACTCAAAAGGGGTATTAACTCGTAGTGAATTAAAACCTGTATGGGACATACTTCGGGTTGCCCGACTCACCGTTGAAAAAGATTTTCGGGAACCATTGGATGTATTCACAGATATCGTTCATAAGAATGACCGGAAGGGTGAATTCAAGAAAGCACTTAAAATATATCGTCAATCTAAATGGGCGACGGGAAGTGGAATTGATTATAAGTTGAGCGGAAAAAGGTATGTTACGATTGTATACAACCGAAAACAGATAGGTAGTTTAGTTACTCTGGTCACCCGTCCTCTGGTATTCAGGATCGACATTGACGAGTTCCTGCTTAAGGAAGGGCTCATTGATGAAATGGAAAAGGAAGATATATACACCGGTTTTATTAATGCACTTCAAAAAGAGTCACTAACCGGATACGGAGATACACTTATCGACCTGGATGATCTGTATAAGCATCATAAATCCCAGTCCGTAAGGGTCCTGAACATATTGTTTCAGCTTGTGTCCCGGCAAATAGAAAAAAAGATACTATAA
- a CDS encoding ion transporter gives MADTTFHLHLREIVDSTETRRGQVFNYSIQTLIVYSLITFSISTIPDLSSASQEFLRWSRIVTTSIFSVEYLLRIIVAPRKRDYIFSFYGIIDLLAILPFYLTLAVDLRAFRIVRLLRLFRLLKIVRYSNAIRRFRRAFTEIKEELIIFFTATMFLIYIAAVGIYYFENPVQPEEFKSVFHSLWWAVATLTTVGYGDVYPVTLGGRLFTFVILMLGLGVVSVPAGLLSSALEKASKTIRQR, from the coding sequence ATGGCTGATACCACTTTTCATTTACATCTTAGGGAAATCGTAGATTCAACTGAGACCCGGAGGGGACAGGTCTTCAATTATTCCATTCAGACCCTGATCGTTTATTCCCTGATCACTTTCTCTATCTCTACTATACCCGATCTGAGTTCTGCTTCACAGGAATTTTTAAGGTGGTCAAGAATAGTAACTACCTCCATTTTTAGTGTCGAATATCTACTCAGGATCATCGTAGCACCAAGGAAGAGGGATTATATTTTTAGCTTTTACGGGATCATTGATCTCCTGGCGATCCTTCCGTTCTACCTGACCCTTGCGGTTGATCTCAGGGCCTTTCGTATCGTCCGGCTTTTACGGCTTTTTCGTCTGCTCAAGATCGTCAGGTATAGCAATGCGATAAGGCGTTTCAGAAGAGCTTTTACCGAGATAAAGGAGGAGCTGATCATATTTTTTACGGCAACCATGTTCCTTATTTATATAGCAGCTGTAGGGATCTACTATTTCGAAAATCCGGTACAGCCCGAAGAGTTTAAATCTGTATTTCATAGTCTCTGGTGGGCTGTAGCTACACTTACAACAGTAGGCTACGGCGATGTATATCCGGTAACTTTAGGAGGAAGGCTCTTCACATTTGTCATTCTTATGCTCGGACTGGGTGTGGTATCAGTGCCTGCCGGACTGTTATCCTCAGCTCTGGAAAAGGCAAGTAAAACGATAAGACAGCGATAA
- a CDS encoding helix-turn-helix transcriptional regulator — protein MLYKLLKEKRKFNGNTVHEILREEYNQLDMEYEQVNRDTINKDLRLLRDLGVNNSYNDSKHQYELIPGLQDEFWYGFFETVYQSAWLNMDDDHPKNPKKYIEFHKGRKYEGNEVFRSLMNAIVEKKEVTFIYNKYNAPSENRVVDPYLMKEYEGDWYLIGWDNHRNANRTFALDRISSVDMRRPIETLRYSDPHELFKNVIGVHLPGDNDDKTIRNCRIWFEEKIAPYIENEPLHSSQQRVHDEMGGTVFEYELIWTQDLKNRLMKYGSQVEILVPDVWRQIMMDEFQRSLKSYN, from the coding sequence ATGCTATATAAGCTGCTCAAGGAAAAGAGAAAGTTTAATGGAAACACTGTTCATGAAATTTTAAGAGAGGAGTACAATCAACTTGATATGGAATATGAACAGGTTAACAGAGATACAATTAATAAGGATCTTCGTCTGCTGAGGGATCTTGGAGTGAATAATTCCTATAACGACAGTAAACATCAATACGAATTAATTCCCGGTTTACAAGATGAATTCTGGTATGGATTTTTTGAGACCGTGTATCAGTCGGCATGGTTAAATATGGATGACGATCACCCGAAAAATCCTAAAAAATATATTGAATTCCATAAAGGCCGGAAGTATGAAGGAAACGAAGTATTCAGGAGTCTGATGAATGCTATCGTGGAAAAAAAAGAAGTGACTTTTATATATAATAAATACAATGCTCCCTCTGAGAACAGGGTTGTTGATCCCTATCTGATGAAGGAGTATGAAGGTGACTGGTATCTGATCGGATGGGATAATCACAGAAATGCGAACAGGACCTTTGCGCTGGACCGTATCAGTTCAGTAGATATGCGCCGCCCTATTGAAACTCTGCGGTATTCCGATCCTCATGAGCTGTTCAAAAATGTGATTGGGGTACATCTGCCTGGAGATAATGATGACAAAACAATCCGGAATTGTCGCATCTGGTTCGAAGAAAAGATTGCCCCTTATATTGAAAATGAACCCTTGCATTCTTCGCAACAAAGGGTTCATGACGAAATGGGGGGAACGGTCTTTGAGTATGAGCTGATCTGGACCCAGGACCTTAAGAATCGTTTGATGAAATATGGAAGTCAGGTTGAAATATTGGTCCCTGATGTGTGGAGACAGATCATGATGGATGAATTT